A stretch of DNA from Gasterosteus aculeatus chromosome 7, fGasAcu3.hap1.1, whole genome shotgun sequence:
TGAAGACTCAACGTCTGGATGGAAGGTTTGACAGAGGGGGATAGAGAGCCAAAACACTCTGACAGCCTCGGGACAACGCCAACTTCTATGGATTTGACGCCATTTTGCTGAAAACAGACTGTTCATCACAGGAGAGCAGTCACTGTGACCCGTTAGCCGGAATGGCTGCAATTATGAGCATAACCACCAGGCTGATGTAATTACATAATACTCATAGTCCTTTTCCTCACTCTTTCAATCCCGAGTTTTCTTTCGCTCGAGTGAAAGCCTTTAAAAACCAAGCAGGACTGTGAAGGTCAACTTGAACATCTGGAAACTGAGCTACGATTACAGCTGTGAAACATAAGCCGCGCGACCCAACCGGCCACGTCTCAGGAAAGCCAGCGCAACATTTCACAGCAGCTTTAGATGCCGCGGAACTGTACTGTCATTACGATGCCTTTTACAGACAAAAGCAGGAAAATATACAGACCGTCTGCATCaacccccccacgcacacacagaataaCCCCACCCCATCGTCACATTAAATGGTTATTCTGTTGGTTTAAGTGGTGGAATTAACCAAAAAGTCCAGAAGCCCACATAGGGCTCAATATGAAGCCAGTCCCCCCGTCCTCCATTCCTGCTCAAGCATATCTCTATGTGGGCTAATGTAAGAATGTTTTCTTTACTCAATCCATaacaaatataaacatttacaaCACAGGCTTAGTTTTCATGGACGGTCTCAATAAGTACGTCCCACATTGAGTTTACATTTCATACAGATATGCGTTGTGCCTGAGCTACACGCTATGAAGGCAGTGAAGTGAatctaaaaactaaataaacctaCAGGGCAGGAAGAGATACTGTGCAGCTTAAAAGTGGAGgtcattttgaaaagacaatATAATGAGTAGAAACTCCCACAtggaggtttattttgaaaggacacTGCATCTACCCGCCTTACCTTCTATGTCCGAGGGTGGGTGTCATAGTTTGAAGCATGAAGCCACTAAGAATCAATATTTGACAAGTTGGGAGTGCCAATGTATCGCATAAAGAGTTTCACCTACTGTATTTGATCTGAAATTAAAACAGAGAAGACATGAATGTCAAATTGAGAGACAAGGATCACCTTTAAAGCGGCCACGCAGACAAGTGTGCAATGAGGCATCAATAACAGCACAGACACGgggaaatgtaacaaaaaagacatcatttatttacaaatagaTACTTCGTTGAGTGACTCTAAAGTTTTTGTATAAGATTGTCATACCAAAACACGGTTCAGTCGTCTCCAACTTGAAATGTACAACAAGTGTGACACTGTGAGCATAAAATACATGCACATATCTGTACACTCTGTTCCCATCACCAAAATAGATCTGATTACAAAAGATAGTGCTCAATATAAACATCTGTGGAGTTTGGTTACCCCGGCTCACTTCCTCTACTCTTTTTTCACAAGTTCTGAAATACTCCTCCTTTGGGTGCTGTGTATTAAAATAACAGAGCTGCCAAAGCTCTGCAAAAATAGACTCAGCTGTGTCTCTCGCTGTTGGAATATCAAAACAGCTTTTCCATCTGCATACTGACGTGTCGTTGCTGGCTGAAGACAGGGTTTGGAAAGAATACAAgtgcctttttatttctttttgtcgtCTCTTTCTGTAGCATAACAGGCCAAACTGGTGTTTCCACAACCCGATTGAGTCGGAGGTTAAGCCGCCGACAGGGAACGGAAAAAAGCTCAAAAGACTCATTTGAGTTTGGTGGAGCAAGAGCAAGAGCACAGAGTTATACAGAAAATATATAGATATTGGAATCAGCTGATGGGGAGGCAGGAACAAAGAACTGCTGTGGGATTTGACTGGTgtagttttctttgttttctcgtTAAAGCCACTGTGCGTTCGCTGTCAAATGGCCCCCACCAGTGGCAGCATTGGAAAAGACATGGCAGAGAGTTATGGTAATGACCCCAGGTATGTCCGTCCCCTGGACGCTGACAGCTTTGTCAGACGGACTTGCAGTTTATGACAGAGAGAACATGAGAGAATACACATCATCGCAGTGACACGGACCACGCATGCACATAATATTCAGGTTTGTGCCCTTATTCTGAAAAAACATATTCCTACAAAGATTACAACATGTAATGATACAGGGTTCAACAATAAGCACCGTCTGATTCCCCGGGACAAATTGAAGGACCCCTCGAGCTAGTGGGTCCAGAACTAATTTACCCAGTTAGGTCAATGGTCAACAAAACTGGTCTTGGTTGTTATTTGATAACCACTAATCAAATAACAACGGTTTGCTATCAGGACACTAGGATACAAACTATCTTACGTGATGTATTGGAATTGTATGTTAAACCTACACACAGTAACATTGTACAACATCGTACAGGTGTGAATGGATTCAAGGGAAAGTTACATTTCTATATGGGCCAATTTAATTTGAACACTGCAAAACtgtgaaaacagtgaagaacaAGAAACCTGGACGACCACgtcacaaaatgtgtttgtccATCACTATAACACCCATTTGTACGGGAATAACATCCTGGGGCCAAGGTGTTCAGAACTACTGTTCAAAAGCCCACTGGAGTGGAGCAGAGAAGCACATGACGCAAGAGGCAGATGAAACTAAAGCTCACATGCATCCATCCCCAGTGACATTCTCCCCTCGGCGTCCTCCTCCCCACGAAGTTGGGTGGAAGCATTAGTGAAAATGAGCTCGAGCCGAATGCAGATTTCCCCTCAGCGAGGCTAAATATCCAACTGTGATATTAAAAacgaaaaaatgtaaaaggattATAAACTATGTAGATGGAAAAGTGACAGCGTCGTGACTCATCTCAAAAACAAGAACCATAGTGCATGTACACTGACTGTAGAAGTGCTGTTCTCCTTCAGTACTGCACCAAGTCTAGGACCTTAACGTAAAAGGAATAATCTTTGAGGCCAAAAGGGCAAAACAAATGATGTAAAATGACCCAAACCCAAAAGTTTCCAGCTAAACAAAACTCACATTCGGGATCTGTGGTGTCACCACTAAATCCTAAAACCTGGGGAAAGGGATATCCCTTCACCCACAGGAACCCGACCAGCAGCAGTAAAACCCTTGAGGTATTTTACTAAGTAGTAAACAGTAAAACAACGTTTCTCTACAGCAGATAACAACTCCAGATGACATGTGGGCGTCACAAACAAGCCCACATGTCATTTCAACAGCACACCTGTGCTCCAGTGCAGCTACAgcagagtgggagggggggctttatGGACCACAAAGCAGTGCAGCCATAAGAACCACATTCTCCGACAACCCCCTTCAGGGATTTCCATGTGTTGTCactccagagatgctaaaaggcATCAGAAAGATAGTTCAAGTCTATAAGAACCTAATAGGAGGTCTGTATCGAGACACCGGCCTGGAGCTGCTTCCTTAGGATTCACCTGAACCCAACTAGTAAGATCCACACCCGAGAACCAGCCACACGCAGCAAAAAGAAACCAACCCGACCCCAAACCCCACATGTATCAGAAGGCTACCACTCAGGCCTTCTGCGGATAGACCTGGCCATGCTTTCTGTTGGACGAGGGGGGGCGCGGACGTGGTCAGATAAGTTGTGAACAAACCAACTGATTATATAAACCTTGTTTGTGGTAAAACTAAAAAGCAGCCCAGCTAATACTGGATTTATTTGGCCAATGCCAAGATGTTCCCGTTAAAAACTGATGGATTGGCCAATGTTTATGCATTTTACAACAGCATGAGCCTGCTGAGAAATATCAGGGCACGGTATCCTGTCTCATTGGTtggattaataaatgaataaaaaagacagctgctgcagcactaATGTATGCGTGCACTACTGCAAATACAGAAGATCAAAGCTGACTTCTTTGTGATATCGCTTTGATTCTGCAAGGACACGCTTATTGTAATAATACGGGCATTCATCATAGACATTCATCCCCACCTTCCTAAGCAGACTACTCAGCTGAACGCTTaacttggcaaaaaaaaaacctgacaatAGAAGTGTGGGGCAGCAAGAGGGGgtcaggagaggcagagggagctgggggaggaggtgagagtGCACACCGGTGTGGGGAGGCCATAGTAGGCGGGGTCGGTGAAGGGGAACAggcagagcaggaagaggagtaCCCCCATCAGGTAGGAGGTGAGGACGGCGAGGCGGTGGGGGTGCTCCATTGCCGTGGTGATAGCCGGGAAACCCATGTAGTTACAGAAGGAGTGGCAGAGCACCGGGCCCATCAGGTgacctgcagcagagaggagacattCACGAGTAATGACGTCATTATATGTTGCGCTTTtttttcgtcttcttcttcGAAGGTCCTTATTGAAGCTGCTACTGGAATTGTAACATTATACTGCCACCTCGTGTTGTTAAGTAAATCCTTCATGGGTCATGTCCTTTGCTGTGTTAGGGTTAATATCTCTTTTTGTACTTTAAAACTGAGTTTTTCCAGTGGAGCTccgttgccttttttttaataccgcCATTGGCATAGCAACTAGAAGGCATTTCCGTTAGTAGTCGtgacttaaaatacattttctaagcGTTTCTCCAATTGCCTCAATGCCAAGAGTCATTCTGCACCGCAGTTGTCATAGTAATGTTTTCTAATTATTTAAACAGCCAAGTGTGAGTGAGAAAATTACCTTCAGACCATCTTTatatagttattattattattcccctTGACCCCCACTGGTGTAGAACTATATTTGATTATCTTAGCTGATGCCATTAAAGTTATGACCATGTGTTTTAAGTACTTCAGCATTGCTAATCCATGTATCGTAACAAACCTCTTAgagattatatatttatatacatctGAAAAGCAGATGTCTTTAATATTGTTCAACAGTAACCTTTTAATgaccttcttctctcctttgagTGAAGGTGGATGCTTGTGCCAGATTCAAAGAAATCCCTTCAAGGCATTCCATATATCCACAAAAACAGACTCTTGACAGATGCTACAGCGTTAAGGCGCTGGCATGCTTCTGCGGCTGCATCTTTTCGCGCAGTCGTGTCGATGGACTCATTTTggttcatggttctaaaaggcctgtgggtgttgcagagcaattcaccgccagaacaacaggtggagtaacattTTTTCCACGGCTTTGTCGAAGGCGACCTAGAGACtggcgtctttgtgtgtggaagtcattggtttgtttatttactcttttgtttatctccctccatgaatcggaggccatctgcgcgtccttatagtccgctaatgggttgtagaagtggtcatatttctgtatttctcacCTGTTCGGATGAAGAGGAAGGCAGTGTAGGCCCCAAACACCGCCGTGTAGGAGAACTGGAACACTGTTATGGaccgaaaaaaaacaaaaaaaaacaccatcatccacctccttccctcctcacacAAACAACAGGAAACGGGGGACACGTCGGGCACTCACCTGCAGCGAGGAAGATCCCCGACAACGTCCCCTGTCTGAACCTCAGCAGCTCGATCACGTGGTGGAAGTGAGCTGAGGAGGGACGGGCAATGTTTGAGACTGTGCAGCCCCATTGCAGGGTCACGGTTAGGCTGTGTCCTCAAAAGTGAGctgattttaaataatgttttcactgtttttttgtcagAACAGTTTCAATGACAAAATTCAATATTTGATGAATAATGAGTAAATATCGCATGCTTTCATGTGgatttgtttgtgctccatctTCAAACCTTGGAGAGACATCTTGATCCTCCTTGCGGCAGTGGCATACAATGGGAAGCCTGTGGCGCTTGTCAGTGAATCTGTGGCAACTCCGTCGGCAGCGTCACAACAGCGAGCCGAGTGGGCAGAGCCACATTTCCGAGAACGGCCGTAGTTTGTATGACAGCTCAGCTGCAGTAAATCAGCTTTATGATTTTAGTTGAGCCACCTGAGCCACCCGTTCTcttagagcaggggtgtcaaacaaattttaggtttgggccagatcctgcccactttgatctcaagtgggccagaGCAGTGAAATCCTAGGCGATGGTGTTTAGTGACACCTCTAAGTGCAAGCGTCCGTGCAACCATTAACTGCAAAGGACTTTCCTCTAAGTATTAAAACAAATCCTTATATTCACTGTGTTGGTTTGTCCTACTACTTTATGAGCCTCTGAAAATGAGGGTGACTTCCAAAATGGCTGTAATGCCTAAACTGTTAATGTCTATTTGTAATATCCATTGAATTAAAACTGGAAGTCTACACTTTACACTCCGCTCAAATCATTTAGAGTTGGGTGAAGAGGCAACTTTTTTAGAAATGGTGTTTAGTCCTAATAGTTAAGGCCCTGACGGGACGTGTAACACTCACATACCACCACCCTGCAAAGTTGATATGCATAACAGGCTAGCAACAGGATGGAAGCAGATAGCAATATGATCATCTTATTGGAGTGATACCGCCAGTGTTTCTCTGACCATTATACAGGCGCCGTGGATGAATACTATGAACCTCACACTGGCTGAACTCACCCACTCCGAAGAAGAGCGGGCAGGTGAAGATGGCGGCCAGAGGCCCCGCACAGGGCACCAACATGGGCAGCATGCAGGCCCTGAACACCAGCTCCTCCGTCAGCGGCGCCACCACCTGATTCCTCAGCCAGCGCATGTCGCTAAAGCACAACATCCAGAACGACGGGTCTGCAGGAGGACATAGACAGAGGAGGAGCTAGAGGACACGCTTGGAGCTTTGTACAGACATATGGGGATTTGAAATGGCGCTATAACTTCGACCCAAAAGAGAGACAATCCTGCATGTTTTCCGTCTCACCCAAAGCCACCCGGATCCCATCCATAAAGCTCCAGGGACAGTCCATCGCTAATTGCATGAGGGGCCCCAGAAACAGGACCTGGACACAGAAGGCAGGAGTTTGGATTTCTCAGATATCTACTTATGAAAAGAAATATGACTTGTTTATTTAGCCAGTTTGTGTAAGGCAAGAGAAAGATGCCATTGATAGTTGGTTTTGCTTAACAATGGCGACTCAGGTTGTTCTCCCCCATTGCTGCCACAGCTGTCAGcagtgtttactgtgtgtttttaggtTGTTAACGAAAAGGTACAATAATAACTGTGTGCTACACAAAACATCCAGTCTTTTTCTTTACCATTTAGTGTAACAGAGCAGGATTCTTTTCATCGGTCAACCCAACTGAATTCCGTAGTGGGATCCTTCAAAATCTGCTTATGACTGATCGTGGAAGATTTGTTCCTTACCATGGTGAGCATCAGAGGAAGCATGATTGCAGGAATGAGGCCTTCAAACCGGATCCCCATAAGAGCGAGTAATGATGGGACAgtctgacacacaaacgcacacaagaaCACTAGTCTCAGTTTGATGATACGACAACGCATGTGTCAGACTGCAACATGCAAGAACAGCACATGAATGGCCACATGAATAAGGGGGTAGTGGTTAAAAGGGGCAGAACGTTTCCGTTAAATTTCCAGAAGCTTTCCATGGGATGTTAAGCATGggaatggtttttttttttacgaaagCATATAACAGGGAACATAAATGTCGTTGAGAAAAGACTCTGCAAGCAGAGCTCAGCTGGACCCTGGAGGCAGCCAGCAGGGAACATTGTCTGCCACAAACGTAAATatttgttctgttgtttttgaatGTCTGTCATTACGTAGCGTATTGATTACTTGGTAAACTGAACGTTGATGTCGACCTGACAGAAATCAGGGAAAAATACCAAAACCAGAGGCTTGGACTTAGTTAATTGTACATTCAGAACTTTTTGGGGGGAAGGGGTAATCATAGGAAATACACCATTTTATTTAACCTTCATGATCTTGTTGTTCACTGAGAGAATACAGTTTCTAgttacaaaatgttgttttgtcatatGGCATGGGAGatacagttaaattaccccAACTTGTCTGGTTTATTCCTGTTAATTCACACAGAAAGTGTCCAACTTTCAATATTCCCGTTATTTTGCAACCCTAATAAAGGGTTTTATTCAGTAGTTTACGAGGCATGGACTCACCCGGACGCCAGTGAATTCTCTCCATGCCCACACAAAGAGAGGCGACAGGCCCGACACAATGAGTACACTGGTGAAGCGTCTCTTTATCACAGTGGGGTGATCCCTGGGAAAGGACCAGCAGAGACATTAATCACAGCCAACTTTCCTGTGAGGCCCCCAGCAACGTTTGTACCACCATGGCTGGAACATAATGACATTGCTAAAGAAAGAGCTGCGCTACGGTGTCACTGTCAAACACAGTGTGGGCTCAGGGAGTAAATGAGAACacagatgaaaacattaaaagattTGGGGCTTTACTGGTGACGCGCATTGAGCCCCGCGGTTGGGTAAATGTATCAGAAGGAACGTTGTCATTATGAACCACGTAGCAGAGACCAACCACAGAGTGCTTGTCCGGCTCACCTCGGCAGCTCGCTCCTCCACACGTACAGACTCCCGACATATGAACACGCCAGCAGCAGACAGGCGAGCACCGATATCCAGCACAACCCAGCCGGCGGTACGAAGCCGCCATTGCTGGGTTTCACTCCGTCTGTCAGAAGGTTTTGCGATAAGTCCTTCTGCTGTGCCATGACGACGGCCGGTTGAGACTCAAGCAAACGACTCCTCGGTACCGGGGCGGTCGGTGGACCATCTAAAGAGATAACATGTCCACGTGAGTTGTCAATAGCCTCTTTTCGAAACGTGAGCTAAAGTTGCTAGCTGGACGGCTAGCTCCAGGGGCGCTTCGTAATGACGTCATTATATGTTGCGCTTTtttttcgtcttcttcttcGACGCTGCTACTGTAATTGTAACATTATACTGCCACCTCGTGTTGTTAAGTAAATCCTTCATGGGTCATGTCCTTTGATGTGTTAGGGTTagtatctctttcttttgtACTTTAAAACTGAGTTTTTCAGTTGTTTTGATCTATTGTCTGATTTTTTGTGCTATTCAAATCCAACTCTAAATCTTTTGTCGATATTAACTTATGATTCGAGAAAAATTGTTTAATCCTGACCTTGGAAAAAGGAACAAATCATTCtccaaaaataatcaaatttcGAATTCATAATATCAAATACTGAACTTACACTTCTCTCTTTTACGCATcctaaacaaaaaacagtaacaAAGATAGCTGTTTTGCATTATCTTTAACAGCTAAATTGTTAGCCACAGGTGAGTTATGAAATACATAtttgtgtcacggtttgggttcttttcctttcctcttatTTTGTTTTGACGCGACCAgtcacaagagacacacatggcttaaatacactagggaggtgcatgtgattggacacaggtggaaacaatcagacaatcacaggggatgacaggacaaggcaggaagtgaagttacccagggagacaagaggcagaaaactaagaaataagacaggaaataaaccgcACCGGGACAATTTGTGTGCAGATTTATTAATGAGATTGTAGCCTTGAGTCTTGTAGTCTCTGATGacatactttttttgttttttgggaacTGCAACTATATACATATTCACCAGATGGAATCAAAGTAATGCAT
This window harbors:
- the rce1a gene encoding CAAX prenyl protease 2 — translated: MAQQKDLSQNLLTDGVKPSNGGFVPPAGLCWISVLACLLLACSYVGSLYVWRSELPRDHPTVIKRRFTSVLIVSGLSPLFVWAWREFTGVRTVPSLLALMGIRFEGLIPAIMLPLMLTMVLFLGPLMQLAMDCPWSFMDGIRVALDPSFWMLCFSDMRWLRNQVVAPLTEELVFRACMLPMLVPCAGPLAAIFTCPLFFGVAHFHHVIELLRFRQGTLSGIFLAAVFQFSYTAVFGAYTAFLFIRTGHLMGPVLCHSFCNYMGFPAITTAMEHPHRLAVLTSYLMGVLLFLLCLFPFTDPAYYGLPTPVCTLTSSPSSLCLS